Part of the Acidobacteriota bacterium genome is shown below.
CATACTCTCCAGGTCGAACTTCTTCCGCTCGATCTGCAGCTGCCGCTCCTTGAGCTTCTCGGCCGACAGGCTCGCCGCGCTGGCCAGGAACTCCTGCTCCTCCGAGCGGATCTCGTTCTGCAGTTCCTCGATCTCCTTCCGGCGCTTCTCCTGCAGCGCCGACAGGCGCGCCTGCAGCCGGGCCCCTTCCGCCGTCTCCTGCAGCACGCGCTGGGGATCGAAGACCCCGATCTTCACCGTCTGGGACTGCGCCGCCGCGGGCCCCGCGGGGGCGAGCAAGGCGGCCGGCGCGAGCAGCGCCGCCGCCCGGAGCAGCAAGCGGTTCCTCATGCGCAACTCCTTTGTCGCACCGCGAGTTAGGTGCGGCGGGCATTCTACCCCGGATCGCCGGACGGCGCCGGGGACCAAGGCGCGGCGGAAGGGCGCGAGTGCGCGGGGGCCGCTACGCCGGCGCCATGACGTTCCGGAACTCGAGCGTGTCGTCGTCGCCGACGGAGACCTCGATGTCCCCCGCCCCCGTCAGGTCACCCTGGATGACGCGTTCGGAGATCGCGTCCTCGAAGTACCGCTGGATGGCCCGGCGCAGCGGTCGCGCTCCGTACGAGCGGTCCTTGCAGGTCGTCTCGACGATCCAGCGGTAGACCTCTTCGCGCGGAACGAGCCGGATTCCTTTGTCCGCGAGCGTCTCGTTCAGCTGGGCGACCATCATCTTGGTGATTTCCAGCAGCTCCTCGTCGGAGAGAGGATCGAAGACGATGATCTCGTCGACACGGTTGATGAACTCCGGGGGCAGCGTCTTCTTCAGCTCGGCGAACACCGTCTCCCGCCGCGCCCGCCGCCCCTCGGCGACGTCGCGCTCTGCGGCGAAGCCGAGTCGCGCCTTGTTCACCAGCGCCGCGGAGCCGATGTTCGAGGTCATGATGATGATCGCGTGCTTGAAGTCGACCGTATCGCCGTAGGCGTCCGTGATCTGGCCGTCGTCGAGAACCTGCAGGAGGATGTTGAGCACGTCGGGGTGCGCCTTCTCGATCTCGTCCAGCAGCACGACCGAGTACGGGTGGCGCTTGATCCGCTCGGTGAGCTGGCCGCCCTCCTCGTGGCCCACGTAGCCCGGGGGCGATCCGATCATCTTCGCCACCGCGTGCTTCTCCATGTACTCGGACATGTCGAAGCGGATCATCGAGCGCTCGTCGCCGAAAAGGAACTCGGCGAGGCTCTTGGCCAGCTCGGTCTTGCCCACCCCGGTCGGGCCCAGGAACACGAACGATCCCACCGGCCGGCGCGGATTCTTCAAGCCGGCGCGCGACCGCCGGATCGCCCGCGCCAGCGCCGAGATCGCCTCGTGCTGGCCCACCACGCGGCGGTGCAGATGCTCCTCCATCCTCAGGAGCCTCTCCACCTCCTTTTCGGCGACCCGTGTCACCGGAATGCCGGTCCACTTGGCGATGACTTCCTCGACGTCGGACCGCTCGACCCGGATGATCGTGCGCGCCTCCCGCTCGGCCTCCCGGCGAAGCTCGTCGGCCCGCTCCCGCAGCGCGACCTCCTTGTCGTGCCAC
Proteins encoded:
- a CDS encoding OmpH family outer membrane protein, coding for MRNRLLLRAAALLAPAALLAPAGPAAAQSQTVKIGVFDPQRVLQETAEGARLQARLSALQEKRRKEIEELQNEIRSEEQEFLASAASLSAEKLKERQLQIERKKFDLESMQKAATRELQLEMEQARSQFEKRLLEVVQKLGREQGFTLILQNDLVGYYAPSIDVTEELIRRVDEATGDGQGS